GGAGCAAGTCTGCAAAGGAGTAAGATCGTTCTCCCTGTACTCAAAGTCCTTTTCAATATGAGATAGCAGGAACAAAGTATATGACTGATACGTATGGAAACAACATAGTGAAGGCCATTATTTTGCATGATAAATTTATCTGTTTAAAAAAGCAATCTATGACTAAGCATGGTGGTaaacaactttaatcccagcactagagaagcagaggcaatgaATCTTTGAACTCAAGGCTAGCTTGGTTCATGTAGTGAGTTCCTGTCCAGCAAGGGTCACATAGCAATCTGTGGTACTTCCACTATACATGCTAattgcaaaattttatttaagtactaattaaattgaaaaaaaagcatTAATGTTAGgtagataaaaaggaaacaaatagaaGACATACTTTGATTTTGTAATTGTTCTAGTTTGTTAATTATTGGTATtaatctctctccttttttttgctttttttgtttgctgagacaatgtttctctgtgtaacaactctggctgtgccagaacttactttgtagaccagactagcctcaaactcacagagatccacttgcctctgcctcccaagtgctgagatttaaaggtgtgcaccaccactacccgtcTTGGTGTTAATCTCTTACTGGGTTTAATTTATGAATTCAACTTTAATATGGTATAATACAGTTTGACATAATCTGGGTTTCAGGTATCCACTGGGGATCTTGAGATGTATCACCATGGGTAAGAGGGCTATTGTAATAAGATACAAACTTCTGCTGGTACAAAATTCTAATCAAAAGAACTGAACCAGTTCCTTCCATTCCTCTAGCTTAGTGAGTCTTGTTGAGAGTCACTGCATCTTCTTTCTCAGCCATGGACCACTGTAGTTCATTCCTCTCACTATCTGTCTTCCGTTCCAGATAAAGACCATTTTGAGTGGATTTATCATCAGAGGCTACTTGGGGAAATGGACACTGCTAATCAAGACTGTTACCTTGGTGCTGGTTGTGTCCTCTGGCCTGAGCCTGGGGAAAGAGGGGCCACTGGTGCATGTGGCTTGTTGCTGTGGCAACTTCTTCAGCAGCCTTTTCTCCAAATATAGCAAGAATGAGGGCAAGAGGCGTGAGGTAAGTCAGCTCCTGCCCACCTCCACTGGAAGGGGACTTCTTGGAGTCCCTACCTCATCCCACATGCACTAAAGTCCCCAGAGCCCATCTTTAACTTTCGTTTTGCAGGTGCTttcagctgcagctgctgctggtgTCTCTGTGGCATTTGGTGCTCCCATAGGAGGTGTGCTCTTCAGTCTAGAGGAGGTAACGGGCGGTAGAATGAGTTTTTGTGGTTTGGAGTGACCAACAATGTGAGTGACTGACAAAGCACCAAAGTACTGAATAAGCTTCATGCAGTTGATTAATGAACACAATTTCTGCTGTTAAATGTGTTCTCACATACTGCTTTCAAACTTGCCAACATAAAAGTTTTAGAGCgatttctgatgtgggaatgtAGACAAGCTAACTCCCAACTGGGTTTTGGAACCTAATGAATCATTCCAGGGGTTAGCAAACATTTCTCTGAAAAGGTCAAGATAGTTAACTATGTAGGTTTCTTGAGTCACACACCTTTTTTTGCCACAGCCAATTGACTATGTCTTTGCAGCAATATCTATGAGTAGGCATGGTTATGTGGCTGAAAACCTTATAAGCTTTGAAATTTCACCATTATTTAGTTcttatgttgtttttaaatgaatatttcagTTTATAAGTAGTTACTTTTGTCTCCCTAAccattcataaatataaaaactctGCTGCCATAGAAGTATATTTTCTGGGCAAGGAGTTGACTTATAAGCCAGAATTTTCCAGCCTTTAATCTATTTTGTTATTCAGACAATAAGACTTATTGAATTTGGGGGGGGATTTCTGTGACATGAACAGTATTAtgagtacatatatttatttttatcattttgtagtGTTGGGAACAAAACTCAGGGTCTTGAGCATATTAAACTTGAGCATATTAAACACATTATACCCtaagtcttttatttctcttaaaaacatagctcaaacccatttttattaaagcTATACCgcttttgatatttaatttttgtagtgctaaggattgaacccaggtcttagGACTGCTAGATAAAAACTGTAACACCAAAATGTATCCAGAACTCAGCTTGCCATTCCGTGTGTAGACTTTAATTCCCTTAAATGTCTTTGTTCGTGCTGTTTGGTCACAACTAAACATTAACTGATAAAATGAGTAGAATATACTTTTGGTTTTAGCCCGTGTCTTTTATGCCAAGTGCCAACAGTTAGCTGCTCACCCAAGAGAAAGGGTCTGAGCAGCCCTTTCTCTGGTCACTCTCTGATTTTCTATTTGTTCATCTCAGGTCAGTTACTACTTCCCCTTGAAAACCTTGTGGAGGTCATTTTTCGCAGCACTGGTAGCGGCTTTCACACTGCGCTCCATCAACCCCTTTGGAAATAGTCGCCTGGTTCTCTTTTATGTGGAATATCATACACCCTGGTATATGGCTGAACTCTTCCCTTTCATCCTGCTTGGAGTCTTTGGGGGTTTGTGGGGAACCCTCTTCACACGCTGCAACATTGCCTGGTGCAGGAGGCGTAAAACTACCAGATTGGGGAAGTACCCAGTATTGGAGGTCATTGTGGTGACAGCCATCACTGCCATCATCGCCTATCCCAATCCGTACACTCGTCAGAGCACCAGTGAGCTCATTTCTGAGCTGTTTAACGACTGTGGGGCTCTTGAATCCTCCCAGCTCTGTGACTACATCAATGACCCCAACATGACTCGGCCTGTAGATGACATTCCAGACCGGCCAGCTGGAGTTGGGGTGTACACAGCCATGTGGCAGCTGGCCTTGGCACTGATCTTCAAAATAGTCATTACTATATTTACATTTGGCATGAAGGTAagtgaagaagagggaagaggacatGCTTTTCTGGGTACAGCACATTGTTATCCAAAATAAAATTACGATTGGAAGAAGAGGAACATTCTTGAATGTTCTTATGTGCTTAATCTTCTTTTAATCAAAAGGAAACAGTTCTCTAAACAGCAAGCATGTGAAGTAGatattcccattttctttttctgtttttttttttttttaatactgggtctcaccatgtaactctggctggcctagaacttgctaaatagaccagaccagccttgaactcacagagatcttattgcctcccaagtgctgatattaggGACATATGGCACCACATCTAgctatttccattttctagttgAAAAAGCTGTAGATGGATTGGTCTAGCCTAATTTATAAGATATTTATTGGATACAGTGCTGGATACCAAGTCACCTCATTGCCTTGGTTTACCTGCTGAGTGGGTAGTGGCAGACAGTGGACAAACAAAGCCCAATTTGGCCTCCATTTCAGTCAGTAAACATCCCTTGAAAACTGTCTGTATCATGCATTAGGTCTGAGTGGTACAGAGCCCTTGAAAGGTACAGGGCTCTGGAGAGACACACCCAAAGCTAGCATTTAGAGAATTTGTACTGAGCAGTTTACCTGCTGCATCATCATCATGACAGCACAAAATATTGCTCCCCTGTCTGGATTAACTAGGCCCATGACATGGGCTGTTTGTATGCCTCTTTTCTTGAAGTCGTTGAAAGCTGTGCATAATAGCACATGCTTCCAATTGGGAGAGAAGACAGGTTCTTCCATTGAGGTGGTGTCTCACTGTTTAGACCAGACTGTCTCTGGActtgttgcctctgcctcctgaatgctgagattgcagATGTTAATGCCATGCCTGGCCAAGTTGATCATTTTAAAGTATAGAGTTCATTGTCATTATGTACATCCATAATACAGCATAACCATTGTCTATTTAGATTCAGAACTTTATTATTCAACCAAAGATGCCCTATTGATAGTtactctccatcctcccctcctctagCCCTTGCAGCCATTTTGTGTTCTCTGACTGTAGACTTACCTAGtctgtacattttatatatatatagaatggAATGAGTGCCCTTTTGTGTCTGGCATCCTTCCCCTCAGCATCATGGTTTCAAGGTTCATCCAATGTTGTACCATTTTCCGATACTTTGCTCCTCTTATTGGAGTATTTCACTATTGTAGTATTTCATTCTAtgtatattccacattttctttatccattcatcttttaATGGACATTTGGATTGGTTTGCCTCTTAGCTGTTGTGAATAGTAccattatttctatttaaaaacttaTCAGAATATACCATCCATCAGAGTTAGTAAAAGCTTAGTGAATTTTCACAAACCATGAGTATGTGTGGCCATTACTATTGTGTGGTATtctacaaatgttttctttttgcagCTTCTCAGAAATGATGATTTCACAGGGCACAGGATGTgtagaactcactaagtagatgACTCATTCTTAATCTTCCATTCCTACCAAAGGAGTTTGTCTTTGTGTCCAAGGAAGATGCTATCAGTCCTTTATGCTTAGTAAGAAAGGCCTATATTGAGGTTAAGAAGGAGTCAACGATTGTGGAGTAAGGGAAATCCAAAAAGAGACGGTTTCTTTAAGATcattccaaactctagaaattgCACAAGAGGCTGCTTCCTCCCCTTCACTTTGGTGAGGTTAAAGATCTGCCTCCATtttcagattgatgactactgGGATGGTGAGAAGAGCTGCCACTGGGAGATCTCCAAGCTTGTGGGTTCTCACTGAACATGGGGAGTCAGAGCTTCTGTAGCCTATCTATAAACCAGCTAAGCCAAGAGATATTTTCATTCATAGAAGTAGAAAACTCACCGCTACCAACTACTATTAGGCCACACAGTCTGCTTCCTTGTTGTCCTAAGATGGCTGAAAAATATTCTGAAAGCTTCTTGGGAAATGTGTCTagtcaggaaggagagatttTTATCCTCTCTCCCTGATAAGTGTCCAGCCAGCACCCTTTGAAGAGAGTACTAAGTCTTTGAAAAGCTTTTGAAGGATCCAGAACTGCTATGGTGACACAATGcactcagtttctttattttacctGGGAACAGTTGAAGGCCTTTCTCATCTATTCTCATGCTGTGGCTtgacatttaattttcaaaaccagTGTGAATGACACAGTTTGGGGAGTGAGAAAGTTGTGAGAGGCTCAAGTGACAGATGCTGGCTTGGAATGTTATCTGCAGTGAAGCTTATCATTCTTTGATGCACAGCAGGCAGAGGGGCTGGCTTTTgaaggagaggaaatgaaagtGTCAAACTGTGTTCTTTTTGAGCTGCAGTGGAGTTCAACAACTAAGCAACTGAGCAGGTCGAGTCATTTGTCTCACCTTTTCCCGGCTTACTTGTTTTGAAGAGCTGTGTCTCCTTTGAAGACCCAAGTCACATGCAAATGGGGTGGGGGACTCTCACTCTCCTTGGGACTGGGCAGTAGAAGTGGGCTTCCTTTTCTCACGCTACCTTTTCTCTTTGTGCCCCTTCGAGATTCCTTCAGGCCTCTTCATCCCCAGCATGGCTGTAGGAGCCATGGCAGGCCGGATGGTGGGAATCGGTGTAGAGCAGCTGGCTTACCATCACCATGACTGGATCATCTTCAGGAACTGGTGCAGGCCTGGAGCAGACTGTGTCACACCAGGACTTTATGCGATGGTGGGAGCTGCAGCCTGTCTAGGTACAGCCAtaggtggggaaggaagagggcagggTGCTGATCTCCCTTAGAAGTCagacaagaaagaagagatggCTTCACTAGGGATAAGGTTAGGCTATCCTCTAATAACAAGCAAATTCCTACATCTTAGTAGCTCATGTCTtgtgcaacacacacagacacacagacagacagatacacacacacacacactcacacacacacacaccccttcaagTGTTAGCAGAAGATTCTCCTCTGTCCAGCCATCCAGAGCCCATGGTGATGAAATCTCTACTGTCTTATAGCTGTCCCATCTAGAATATGGCTTCTAAACAAGCAGTGATTCTGCCTCTGGTAATATTTGGAGACACTTTTCCTTATCATAACTATAAGTGCCACTTGTGTGTAGTGGGTAGCAGGCACAGCGATTGCTTAGCTTTCAAGCATAGCACCTTCTTGATAACATAGAATAGCCCAGCCCCAAATATCTCATGTACAGAGGTTAAGAGATCCTGGTTTAAGTTTATTGGAGTAGGATTTGGTGGGAATTGCCTTTCAATACCTAGGGATTTAAAGCCTGATCCCTGTCCAACTCAATATTATAAtaatctctccagcttcttggcTTCTGAGTTGCTCGCACTGTCAGGAGCCTGGCTAGCCTGGTAGGGCCCTCTCATCAAAGGGCCAGGCACATTAACTGGGAGAATAGGCACCCATGTTCCTGGGAGTAGAGCTCCCTGTGGAGCAATACAGGTCCCTGATGCAAAGCTGGGTTTAACATTCCCTGAGCCCCGGCATCATGTGGGACTGACTTCATGGAACAAGTATGAGGCGGACAGAAAGTTCTCATTAGAGAGCTTGCCTGGGGTGAAATTCTGTTCTGTGAGCTTGTCTGTTTGCACGAATCACATTCTCCTGGGTCTGTGGCTGAGCTGTCACAtctcactgttttctgttttaggtGGGGTGACTAGAATGACAGTGTCACTGGTAGTCATCATGTTTGAACTGACTGGAGGCCTGGAGTACATTGTGCCCCTGATGGCAGCTGCTGTCACCAGCAAGTGGGTGGCTGATGCCTTTGGGAAAGAAGGGATTTATGAAGCTCACATCCATCTGAATGGGTACCCATTTCTCGATGTGAAGGATGAGTTCACCCACCGTACCCTCGCCACAGATGTGATGCGGCCCCGGAGGGGAGAACCACCATTGTCGGTACTCACCCAGGACAGCATGACTGTGGAGGACGTGGAGACACTCATCAAAGAGACAGACTACAACGGCTTTCCTGTGGTGGTCTCCAGAGACTCAGAGCGTCTCATCGGCTTTGCCCAGAGGCGAGAGCTGATCTTGGCTATAAGTGAGTATGAACAGGGAGACTCTCACCTTTCCCTCAGAGCCTAATGGTAGCTTTTGTGGCCCTTGAATCTGCATATGGGTCTCAGGGAGTTCACTAAGTCAGGGGCTCCCTTGACAAGCCCCCAAATGTCACTCAATCCTAAGTTGTCAGTCCTAAACCTGTGCACGACTGGACAACACTAATTGGAGTCAATGggctgtgtgtgcatacatatgtatatgcatatatgtaatatCTATACAAGAAGGGAACATGAAACTTAGAGGAGGATATGGCAGAGAAACATAGGAGGAgctggaaggggagaagaaggggtgGAAGTGATGTAAATACAGTGCACTCATTGTGATTATATGTTTGTACAAAcacatttaatgaaaaaaatttttttaaaaagccagagccTTCCAAGCTTtgattgagaagccaaggacaatggcactgggttttgttcctactgcatgaactggcctgtttggatgctggaggcgggaggaccttggacttcccacagggcagggaatccggactgctcttcagactggagagggagggggaatggagtggggggaggggaagaggagtgggaggagggggagggaaatgggagacggggaggaggcggaaattgtttcaataaaaaaaaaaggatacaaatTCTGAGCTCGGTGATGGTGCCACatacctttaattgcagcactgtgaaggaagagacaggtagatctctatgagtttgaggccagcctcatctacagagtcaattccaggacagccaggacaacacagagaaaccctgtctcaaaacaccaaaaaagaaaagaagatataaatTCTAAATGAACTAATCTGGCCCACAGGAGGCTGAGAATCTGTAGTCCTTCTGAGCTTCCCAGGCATGTCAGTGTTTCTGCCTCCAACTCACATTGTGAAGAGCCAAGGTTTAAAGGTTTAAACTCAAGCCCTGGGGTAGATATCCCTGGTTAGAAAGTAGTTGCTGTGGGTACAGGCAGCCACTGGAAGTCTATTTCTGCTGGGAGGTATATTGCTGCGgatgcagcagcagctgctgctgctgctgctgctgtgttttGAAAGGAATTTTTGACTAAAGCTGAAAGGAAGGGATGCTTGAGAACAAAGTTAAACAACATAGCTTATGTCAAAAATGGACTTTTGGGTAGCATAGTCACCCCCAATTAAGTGTGGGAGTTCTCTCTGGTACCCCACAAGTCTTTGCTTCAGTCTCTGCCATTATTTCCAATCCAACCACTTAGGGGCCCATGTGGGTTAGCAAGCAGCATCACTAGAAATTAGTTTGATGTGATTAGGTTTTCCTAGTGTTTGAATTGAAGTCAATCACCCCGAGGGTCAGGCTCTTTCCTTTAGTAACAGAGAAAGGAATGATATACGGGTGGAATATTCCAAAGACAGGCTGTTCAAGGAAGATAATCTATGGATCCTTTTCGCCAGGGATGGCTACATTGGAAGGAAAGCAAGAGGTAGACCTGGGTAAGGGTTATAGAGAGAGCTCTAGGCAAGGAGATATAATGTGCCTCAGAGGACTGAAGTTCTCTGGACCTCAGGATGTAAGCAGTTGCAAGGACCAGTGTAGTCCATCTTCTCAGACACGGCAACATCATGACCTGCCCATCAGCAATCTTGCTCCATGACCTGTGAAATACCCCTATATCACATGGGGACAAACCTCTGGCACAATTTTCCTGCCCATAGGACAGTGTTACGTTCCACCACATCTTTCTGAATGTCCCTGCAGTGTAACAATGCGaacttcttcctcctgcctgacTGCTGATTACCTCACTGTGAACACATCTTCAccagactgctctttggtctggctCTTTGTTCCTATTTCCCAGgcacttccttttctatttttaaaacctttt
This is a stretch of genomic DNA from Microtus ochrogaster isolate Prairie Vole_2 chromosome X, MicOch1.0, whole genome shotgun sequence. It encodes these proteins:
- the Clcn4 gene encoding H(+)/Cl(-) exchange transporter 4 isoform X2, which produces MVSSGAMSASGNLMDFLDEPFPDVGTYEDFHTIDWLREKSRDTDRHRKITSKSKESIWEFIKSLLDAWSGWVVMLLIGLLAGTLAGVIDLAVDWMTDLKEGVCLSAFWYSHEQCCWTSNETTFEDRDKCPLWQKWSELLLSQSEGASAYILNYLMYILWALLFAFLAVSLVRVFAPYACGSGIPEIKTILSGFIIRGYLGKWTLLIKTVTLVLVVSSGLSLGKEGPLVHVACCCGNFFSSLFSKYSKNEGKRREVLSAAAAAGVSVAFGAPIGGVLFSLEEVSYYFPLKTLWRSFFAALVAAFTLRSINPFGNSRLVLFYVEYHTPWYMAELFPFILLGVFGGLWGTLFTRCNIAWCRRRKTTRLGKYPVLEVIVVTAITAIIAYPNPYTRQSTSELISELFNDCGALESSQLCDYINDPNMTRPVDDIPDRPAGVGVYTAMWQLALALIFKIVITIFTFGMKIPSGLFIPSMAVGAMAGRMVGIGVEQLAYHHHDWIIFRNWCRPGADCVTPGLYAMVGAAACLGGVTRMTVSLVVIMFELTGGLEYIVPLMAAAVTSKWVADAFGKEGIYEAHIHLNGYPFLDVKDEFTHRTLATDVMRPRRGEPPLSVLTQDSMTVEDVETLIKETDYNGFPVVVSRDSERLIGFAQRRELILAIKNARQRQEGIVSNSIMYFTEEPPELPANSPHPLKLRRILNLSPFTVTDHTPMETVVDIFRKLGLRQCLVTRSGRLLGIITKKDVLRHMAQMANQDPESIMFN
- the Clcn4 gene encoding H(+)/Cl(-) exchange transporter 4 isoform X1, with amino-acid sequence MRHCRWTSLPGVTSMVSSGAMSASGNLMDFLDEPFPDVGTYEDFHTIDWLREKSRDTDRHRKITSKSKESIWEFIKSLLDAWSGWVVMLLIGLLAGTLAGVIDLAVDWMTDLKEGVCLSAFWYSHEQCCWTSNETTFEDRDKCPLWQKWSELLLSQSEGASAYILNYLMYILWALLFAFLAVSLVRVFAPYACGSGIPEIKTILSGFIIRGYLGKWTLLIKTVTLVLVVSSGLSLGKEGPLVHVACCCGNFFSSLFSKYSKNEGKRREVLSAAAAAGVSVAFGAPIGGVLFSLEEVSYYFPLKTLWRSFFAALVAAFTLRSINPFGNSRLVLFYVEYHTPWYMAELFPFILLGVFGGLWGTLFTRCNIAWCRRRKTTRLGKYPVLEVIVVTAITAIIAYPNPYTRQSTSELISELFNDCGALESSQLCDYINDPNMTRPVDDIPDRPAGVGVYTAMWQLALALIFKIVITIFTFGMKIPSGLFIPSMAVGAMAGRMVGIGVEQLAYHHHDWIIFRNWCRPGADCVTPGLYAMVGAAACLGGVTRMTVSLVVIMFELTGGLEYIVPLMAAAVTSKWVADAFGKEGIYEAHIHLNGYPFLDVKDEFTHRTLATDVMRPRRGEPPLSVLTQDSMTVEDVETLIKETDYNGFPVVVSRDSERLIGFAQRRELILAIKNARQRQEGIVSNSIMYFTEEPPELPANSPHPLKLRRILNLSPFTVTDHTPMETVVDIFRKLGLRQCLVTRSGRLLGIITKKDVLRHMAQMANQDPESIMFN